One Legionella lansingensis genomic region harbors:
- a CDS encoding leucine-rich repeat domain-containing protein → MKFKIANLMQKKMTTSELVAQIPKEAFILDLTANSLDSCSPDFLNALFLAIPKQIYKIELRLNSLYKIAGKELASAFAGFGDNIRELDLSFNNFQAQAGVEIAKSFNALSHTLVSLNLEGNFLGKKDASELNVIFQSLKHIRALNLSSNCLNLLSLTTLQNLKGSLSQLEKIYLSYTEVASMSLECRLALCEIVSDECKLIFLDDKDKEFDETCESANLIRKIGLKSEIPSLEKQCLFAIKKGKMAKDSSEPTACLSPYP, encoded by the coding sequence ATGAAATTCAAAATAGCTAATTTAATGCAAAAAAAAATGACAACCTCAGAACTGGTTGCGCAAATCCCAAAAGAAGCTTTTATTTTGGATTTAACAGCAAACAGTTTGGATAGTTGCAGTCCTGATTTCTTAAATGCACTATTTCTAGCAATTCCCAAGCAGATTTACAAGATTGAGTTGCGTTTAAATTCTTTGTATAAAATAGCGGGCAAAGAATTAGCATCTGCCTTTGCCGGTTTTGGTGACAATATTCGCGAATTGGATTTATCCTTTAACAATTTCCAAGCTCAAGCAGGTGTAGAAATAGCTAAATCGTTTAATGCCCTTTCTCATACATTAGTTAGTTTAAATTTGGAGGGTAATTTTTTGGGAAAGAAAGACGCAAGTGAATTAAACGTCATTTTTCAAAGCTTAAAACATATCCGAGCTCTTAATTTAAGTTCAAATTGCTTGAATCTGCTTTCTTTGACTACGCTACAAAACTTAAAAGGATCGCTATCTCAGTTAGAAAAGATCTATCTCTCTTATACCGAAGTTGCCAGTATGTCATTAGAGTGCAGGCTAGCTCTTTGTGAAATTGTTTCCGATGAATGCAAACTGATCTTTTTAGATGATAAGGATAAGGAATTTGACGAGACCTGTGAAAGTGCAAATCTAATAAGAAAAATTGGCTTAAAATCTGAAATTCCTTCATTAGAAAAACAATGCCTTTTTGCTATCAAAAAAGGAAAAATGGCTAAAGATAGCTCCGAACCCACCGCATGCTTATCCCCATATCCATAA
- a CDS encoding DUF2304 domain-containing protein codes for MGYIMQPAFLGITVIFLVFLYTIYLVRSERLSAHMAISWVIAEAAFIVVMFSDNLRASLRSFLGEQNAPYSLFLLGAVWIVFLMLESLTRVSSLTVKLKQINQELGLTRERLDRAEEKLRTYGTNQPSE; via the coding sequence ATGGGCTATATCATGCAACCCGCCTTTCTTGGCATCACTGTTATATTCCTGGTGTTTCTATACACTATTTATCTCGTTCGCTCTGAACGATTAAGTGCGCATATGGCAATAAGTTGGGTAATTGCCGAAGCCGCTTTTATCGTTGTCATGTTTTCGGATAATTTACGTGCTTCATTGCGTTCATTCCTAGGTGAGCAAAATGCCCCATATAGCTTATTCTTGCTGGGTGCAGTCTGGATTGTTTTTTTAATGCTTGAAAGTCTTACTCGAGTTTCGTCCTTGACTGTTAAGTTAAAACAAATTAATCAGGAACTTGGTTTAACTCGAGAGCGATTGGATCGTGCCGAAGAAAAGCTACGCACCTATGGGACAAACCAACCATCAGAATAA
- a CDS encoding glycosyltransferase family 2 protein, translating to MKEGSRILVIVPAYNEEASLPSLLREIQQLGHDIVVVNDASHDDTAKVAAKAGVPVLSLPANLGIGGAVQTGFKYALHHDYDIVVQVDGDGQHDPAWIEALVKPIQSGQADCVIGSRYLPENPDRDYKTPLARRIGMYFSKTILYLATGIRITDTTSGLRALNKRAFAYFARFYPVDHPEAEALLMLHQKGFRMVEIPVKMRGRVHGQSLFNFAKASLYPLRVVIGFMGLLLKKKDI from the coding sequence ATGAAGGAAGGAAGTAGAATTTTGGTAATTGTTCCTGCTTACAATGAAGAAGCCAGTCTTCCTTCGCTTCTGCGGGAAATTCAGCAACTAGGACATGATATCGTCGTTGTAAATGATGCTTCACACGATGACACGGCAAAAGTAGCTGCCAAGGCAGGGGTTCCTGTGTTGTCTTTGCCGGCCAACCTTGGAATCGGCGGTGCTGTGCAAACCGGTTTTAAATATGCCTTACATCATGACTATGACATTGTGGTTCAGGTCGATGGTGATGGACAACATGATCCTGCCTGGATAGAAGCCTTAGTGAAACCCATTCAAAGCGGTCAGGCGGACTGCGTCATTGGCTCACGGTATTTGCCTGAAAATCCGGACAGAGATTATAAAACCCCTTTGGCTCGCCGCATTGGTATGTATTTCTCAAAAACGATCTTATATCTGGCAACAGGGATTCGAATTACTGACACAACCTCTGGCCTGCGTGCGTTAAATAAACGGGCTTTTGCATACTTTGCTCGATTTTATCCAGTTGATCATCCTGAAGCAGAGGCACTTCTTATGCTGCATCAGAAAGGATTTCGTATGGTTGAGATCCCAGTAAAAATGCGAGGGCGCGTTCATGGCCAATCTTTGTTTAATTTCGCCAAGGCAAGCCTTTATCCATTACGCGTTGTTATTGGTTTCATGGGTCTTTTGTTGAAAAAAAAGGATATCTAG
- a CDS encoding lysylphosphatidylglycerol synthase transmembrane domain-containing protein: MKKWIKCIGFALGFFFLMYSFEQVRWHDFINCIKHIEIKWVLLMAAALAISMFLRSIRWQIITRLPWSEVGRVWEASCIGYLGTAIYPAKAGDVLKIVRLQKLTGISSGEAVVSTVVDRILDGLALCVLLCILLLAWGKQLLIGSGIWWIAIGFILAFLIVAFYCLNGHRLERFFLWLAEKNVLGRGLNQIYQQSMRGMNLLRSPQLIFPCLLLQTLITLFDVMACWFLFHAFGWKEMSLLPALVMLVYLAAAFSLPSTPGYIGVYQVASIFALSLFGIGESEAVAYGTIFQTVAFILFVGVGLKAQFWKAERALHLD, translated from the coding sequence ATGAAGAAATGGATAAAATGTATCGGATTTGCACTGGGATTTTTCTTTTTGATGTATTCTTTTGAGCAAGTACGATGGCATGATTTTATCAATTGCATAAAGCATATAGAAATAAAATGGGTTCTCCTAATGGCGGCAGCTCTTGCCATTTCCATGTTTTTGCGCAGCATTCGATGGCAAATAATAACTCGTCTACCCTGGTCGGAAGTAGGTAGGGTTTGGGAAGCTTCGTGCATAGGGTATCTCGGAACAGCTATCTATCCGGCTAAAGCTGGGGATGTTTTAAAAATAGTCCGGCTGCAAAAATTGACTGGCATTAGCAGCGGTGAAGCAGTTGTCAGTACCGTAGTGGATAGAATTCTTGATGGGCTGGCGCTTTGCGTTTTGCTATGCATATTGCTCTTGGCATGGGGAAAACAGCTGTTAATTGGTTCAGGGATTTGGTGGATTGCAATAGGTTTTATTCTCGCATTTCTGATTGTTGCTTTTTACTGTTTAAATGGCCATCGCCTGGAGCGCTTTTTTCTGTGGTTAGCTGAAAAAAATGTCCTTGGCAGAGGACTTAATCAAATCTATCAACAATCCATGCGGGGAATGAATTTATTGAGATCGCCTCAATTGATATTTCCCTGTTTGCTCTTACAGACATTAATTACTCTTTTTGATGTAATGGCTTGTTGGTTTTTATTTCATGCTTTTGGCTGGAAAGAAATGTCCTTGCTGCCAGCTCTCGTTATGTTAGTTTACTTGGCTGCAGCTTTTTCACTTCCCTCCACGCCCGGATATATCGGTGTTTATCAGGTGGCATCTATCTTTGCTCTTAGTCTTTTTGGTATTGGGGAATCAGAAGCTGTGGCCTATGGAACTATTTTTCAGACCGTTGCCTTTATTCTATTTGTGGGAGTGGGCTTGAAGGCGCAGTTTTGGAAAGCGGAAAGGGCTTTGCATTTAGATTGA
- a CDS encoding LysE family translocator has translation MLTQVFTIGLLMLLAVMLPGPDFALVTKNTLVHSRRSGFFTTFGVGASNFIHMAYCALGLAIIISNSLLFFSVIKYMGAAYLIYLGISSLLSEQSEHFIPNKSNQFKKSVQSDFSSFRQGFLCNLLNPKATLFFLALFTTIIKPDTPSYWVILFVIEMLFIITLWFLGLTFILSHPKIITLLERAKKYIEKILGVFLVSFGIALACIRK, from the coding sequence ATGTTGACACAGGTGTTCACAATTGGGTTACTAATGTTACTCGCTGTTATGTTGCCCGGCCCAGATTTTGCTTTGGTAACAAAAAATACTTTAGTACATTCACGTCGCTCAGGTTTTTTTACTACTTTTGGAGTAGGAGCATCCAACTTCATTCATATGGCATATTGTGCATTGGGTTTAGCCATTATTATTTCAAATTCATTGCTGTTCTTCAGCGTAATAAAATATATGGGTGCCGCCTATTTAATATATCTAGGAATTAGCTCATTACTCTCAGAACAATCAGAGCATTTTATACCAAACAAAAGTAACCAATTTAAAAAATCTGTACAATCAGATTTTTCTTCATTTAGACAAGGATTTTTATGTAATTTACTAAATCCTAAAGCAACGTTATTTTTTCTTGCGTTGTTTACTACAATTATAAAACCTGATACACCAAGTTATTGGGTCATTCTTTTTGTTATAGAGATGCTTTTTATTATTACACTCTGGTTCCTTGGACTAACTTTTATCCTGTCTCACCCTAAAATTATAACGTTATTAGAAAGAGCCAAGAAATATATTGAAAAAATCCTCGGTGTTTTTTTGGTTAGCTTTGGAATAGCGTTGGCTTGCATTAGAAAATGA
- a CDS encoding DUF3309 family protein, whose product MELILLIILILLLIGALPAWPYSRGWGYYPSSFLGLILVLLILFLLF is encoded by the coding sequence ATGGAACTTATCTTGCTTATTATACTTATTTTATTGCTAATCGGAGCTTTACCGGCCTGGCCTTATAGCCGAGGTTGGGGTTATTACCCAAGTAGTTTTTTAGGTTTAATTTTAGTTTTATTAATACTATTTTTGTTATTTTGA
- a CDS encoding DUF1328 family protein gives MLGWAITFFIIAIIAALFGFGGIATAAAGIAKILFFIFLVIFILFLIFGLLGGRKPPPPV, from the coding sequence ATGCTAGGATGGGCTATTACTTTTTTTATTATAGCAATTATTGCCGCTTTGTTTGGGTTTGGTGGAATTGCAACTGCTGCGGCTGGAATTGCGAAAATTCTTTTCTTTATATTTTTAGTTATTTTTATTTTGTTTTTGATATTTGGTCTTCTTGGAGGAAGAAAACCGCCACCGCCAGTATAA
- a CDS encoding CsbD family protein: protein MNKDILKGHWKELKGKVKEHWGRFTDDDLEALDGSYEQLEGALQRKYGYTKEKAYKELDEFLKSIH, encoded by the coding sequence ATGAATAAGGATATATTAAAAGGTCATTGGAAAGAATTGAAAGGTAAGGTCAAAGAACATTGGGGTAGATTTACCGATGATGATCTTGAAGCGCTTGATGGTTCCTATGAACAATTGGAAGGAGCTCTCCAAAGAAAATATGGCTATACAAAAGAAAAAGCCTATAAAGAACTAGATGAATTTTTAAAATCGATTCACTAA